The following are from one region of the Cetobacterium somerae genome:
- a CDS encoding type I phosphomannose isomerase catalytic subunit, protein MYLLKFKKNLVEKIWGGRGFETTLGFQLPTDELYGESWEVSCHPAGMSYVENGELEGKSLEDIFKKYGKELVGEEIIEKYGEKFPLLIKYLDINDKLSVQVHPSDEYALRVEKEFGKSEVWYVMEASSDAKLILGLNKEITPEIYKEKVDKKDFSRLFNEVRVKKGDFIDVKPGVVHGTLEGSILICEIQQNSDTTYRIYDFDREVNGVKRELHLDKAMDVIEFGKDVEISSEASREKIKVQDATIEELIRGEYFSIDRLLVDGVFQDESYKNFKIYSILDGEGKLKSNEIEYEVKKGDTYFIPANTSVTISGKLEIMKSYI, encoded by the coding sequence ATGTATCTATTAAAATTTAAAAAGAATTTAGTTGAAAAAATATGGGGCGGAAGAGGCTTTGAAACAACTTTAGGATTTCAATTGCCTACCGATGAATTATATGGTGAATCTTGGGAAGTAAGTTGTCATCCAGCAGGAATGTCTTATGTTGAGAACGGAGAGTTAGAAGGAAAAAGTTTAGAAGATATATTTAAAAAATATGGAAAAGAACTTGTTGGAGAAGAGATTATTGAAAAATATGGTGAAAAATTTCCACTTTTAATAAAGTATCTAGATATTAATGATAAGCTTTCTGTACAAGTTCATCCAAGCGATGAATATGCCTTAAGAGTAGAAAAAGAGTTTGGTAAGAGTGAAGTATGGTACGTAATGGAAGCTAGTTCAGATGCTAAGTTAATATTAGGATTGAACAAAGAGATTACACCAGAGATATATAAAGAAAAAGTGGATAAAAAGGATTTTAGTAGATTATTTAATGAAGTAAGAGTAAAAAAAGGGGATTTTATAGATGTAAAACCTGGAGTTGTACACGGAACTTTAGAGGGATCTATTTTAATATGTGAGATTCAACAGAACTCAGATACAACTTATAGAATATATGATTTTGACAGAGAAGTAAATGGAGTGAAAAGAGAACTACATTTAGATAAAGCGATGGATGTAATTGAATTTGGAAAAGATGTAGAGATAAGTTCAGAGGCTTCAAGAGAAAAGATAAAAGTTCAAGATGCAACTATTGAGGAGTTAATAAGAGGAGAATATTTTTCTATTGATAGATTATTAGTTGATGGAGTATTTCAAGATGAAAGTTATAAAAACTTTAAAATATACTCAATACTTGATGGAGAGGGAAAATTAAAGTCTAATGAAATAGAATATGAAGTAAAAAAGGGAGATACATATTTTATACCAGCAAATACATCTGTGACAATAAGTGGTAAGTTAGAGATTATGAAAAGCTATATATAA
- a CDS encoding phosphoglycerate kinase, with protein MAKKIVTDLNVAGKKVLMRVDFNVPMKDGKITDENRIVAALPTIKYVLENGGKVIAFSHLGKVKEAADLEKRNIEPVAKRLAELLGQPVTFINATRGEELEKAVANLKDGEILMFQNTRFEDLDGKKESKNDPELGKYWASLGDLFVNDAFGTAHRAHASNVGIAANIGEGNTAAGFLMEKEIKFIGGAVDAPERPLVAILGGAKVSDKIGVIENLLVKADKILIGGAMMFTFFKALGKNTGKSLVEEDKVELAKSLLEKANGKIVLPIDTVICKEFSNDAPHSVVSVDAIPDDEMGLDVGPATVKLFADQLVGAKTVVWNGPMGVFEMSNYAKGTIGVCEAIANLENATTIIGGGDSAAAAISLGFADKFSHISTGGGASLEYLEGKKLPGVESISNK; from the coding sequence ATGGCAAAGAAAATTGTAACTGATTTAAATGTAGCTGGTAAGAAAGTTTTAATGAGAGTTGATTTTAACGTTCCTATGAAAGATGGAAAAATCACTGACGAAAACAGAATCGTAGCTGCTTTACCAACTATAAAGTATGTTTTAGAAAATGGAGGAAAAGTAATCGCTTTCTCTCACTTAGGAAAAGTTAAAGAAGCTGCTGATTTAGAAAAAAGAAATATCGAGCCTGTTGCTAAGAGATTAGCTGAGCTTTTAGGACAACCTGTAACTTTCATCAATGCTACAAGAGGAGAGGAGTTAGAAAAGGCTGTTGCTAACTTAAAAGATGGAGAAATCTTAATGTTCCAAAATACTAGATTTGAAGATTTAGATGGTAAAAAAGAATCTAAAAATGATCCAGAGTTAGGAAAATATTGGGCTTCTTTAGGAGATTTATTCGTTAACGATGCATTTGGAACTGCTCACAGAGCTCATGCTTCTAACGTTGGAATCGCTGCTAACATTGGAGAAGGAAACACTGCTGCTGGATTCTTAATGGAAAAAGAAATCAAATTTATTGGTGGAGCTGTTGATGCACCAGAGAGACCTTTAGTTGCTATCTTAGGAGGAGCTAAAGTTTCTGATAAGATTGGAGTTATTGAAAACTTATTAGTTAAAGCTGATAAAATATTAATCGGTGGAGCTATGATGTTCACATTCTTCAAAGCTTTAGGAAAAAATACAGGAAAATCTCTTGTTGAAGAGGATAAAGTTGAGTTAGCTAAATCTTTATTAGAAAAAGCTAATGGAAAAATAGTTTTACCTATCGACACAGTAATCTGTAAAGAATTCTCTAACGATGCACCTCACTCAGTTGTATCTGTAGATGCAATTCCTGATGACGAGATGGGATTAGATGTAGGACCTGCTACAGTTAAATTATTTGCTGATCAATTAGTTGGAGCAAAAACAGTTGTATGGAACGGACCTATGGGTGTATTTGAAATGTCTAACTACGCTAAAGGAACTATCGGAGTTTGTGAAGCTATCGCTAACTTAGAGAATGCTACAACTATCATCGGTGGAGGAGACTCTGCTGCTGCTGCTATCTCTTTAGGATTTGCTGATAAATTCTCTCATATCTCTACTGGTGGAGGAGCTTCTCTAGAATATTTAGAAGGTAAAAAATTACCAGGTGTAGAATCGATTTCTAACAAATAA
- the gap gene encoding type I glyceraldehyde-3-phosphate dehydrogenase: MAVKVAINGFGRIGRLALRLMMNNPEFEVVAINDLTDAKTLAHLFKYDSAQGRFNGTIEVIEGGFSVNGKEIKVLADRDPKNLPWGELKVDVVLECTGFFTSQEKAGLHLEAGAKKVVISAPATGDIKTVVYNVNHQILDGTETVISGASCTTNCLAPMANVLNNEFGVVEGLMTTIHAYTNDQNTLDGPHGKGDLRRGRAAAANIVPNTTGAAKAIGLVIPALAGKLDGAAQRVPVITGSLTELVTVLEKPVTVAEINAAMKAAANESFGYTEEELVSSDIIGIEFGSLFDATQTRVMTVGDKQLVKTVAWYDNEMSYTAQLIRTLKYFVEISK; the protein is encoded by the coding sequence ATGGCAGTTAAAGTAGCGATTAATGGATTCGGAAGAATTGGAAGATTAGCATTAAGATTAATGATGAACAACCCTGAGTTTGAGGTAGTAGCAATAAACGACTTAACAGACGCAAAAACTCTTGCTCACCTTTTCAAGTATGATTCAGCACAAGGTAGATTCAACGGAACTATCGAGGTTATCGAAGGAGGATTCTCAGTTAACGGAAAAGAAATTAAAGTTTTAGCTGATAGAGATCCTAAAAACTTACCATGGGGAGAATTAAAAGTAGACGTTGTTCTTGAGTGTACTGGATTCTTCACTTCTCAAGAGAAAGCTGGACTTCACTTAGAAGCTGGAGCTAAAAAAGTTGTTATATCTGCACCTGCAACAGGAGATATCAAAACTGTAGTTTATAACGTAAACCACCAAATTTTAGATGGTACAGAAACAGTAATTTCTGGAGCTTCTTGTACAACTAACTGTTTAGCACCAATGGCTAACGTATTAAATAACGAGTTTGGAGTTGTAGAAGGATTAATGACTACTATCCACGCTTACACAAATGACCAAAATACATTAGATGGTCCACACGGTAAAGGAGATTTAAGAAGAGGTAGAGCTGCTGCTGCAAACATCGTTCCTAACACAACTGGAGCTGCAAAAGCTATCGGATTAGTAATCCCTGCATTAGCTGGAAAATTAGATGGAGCTGCTCAAAGAGTACCAGTAATCACTGGATCATTAACTGAGTTAGTAACTGTTTTAGAGAAGCCAGTAACTGTTGCTGAAATCAACGCTGCTATGAAAGCTGCTGCAAACGAGTCATTCGGATACACTGAAGAAGAATTAGTATCTTCTGATATCATCGGAATCGAATTCGGATCATTATTTGATGCAACTCAAACAAGAGTTATGACAGTTGGAGATAAGCAATTAGTTAAAACTGTTGCTTGGTACGATAACGAAATGTCTTATACTGCTCAATTAATAAGAACTTTAAAGTACTTCGTAGAAATTTCTAAGTAA
- the hdcA gene encoding histidine decarboxylase, pyruvoyl type — translation MKIDKTAISFYEDYCDGYGAPGSTGNGYVSVLKVSVGTVPKTDDILIDGIVAYDRAEVNDAYVGQINMLTASSFCGLAGQVWGYDLAKHDSIAEDSNPTVLEVPQFDGSILKVYDAKPLLEAGVELFGTESKRRFTPLPGSHMICANKGVTAYRPTENREFKENEGYGVWCFIAISIAKDRDKDASLFIEDAGIWTENDNPDDLKKFLEDHRKAIVWSVVECGKDSHVAYDRTYVGFAYTIMKPGEIGTSLTCGPYVTLARKAVPEKGFGELNNLTLSQWLDVQGLEPIVKK, via the coding sequence ATGAAAATTGACAAAACTGCGATTAGCTTTTATGAGGATTATTGTGATGGATATGGAGCTCCTGGTTCAACTGGAAACGGATATGTTTCAGTTTTAAAAGTTTCTGTAGGTACAGTTCCTAAAACTGACGATATTTTAATAGATGGTATTGTAGCTTATGATAGAGCTGAGGTTAACGATGCTTATGTTGGACAAATTAACATGTTAACTGCTTCATCTTTCTGTGGACTTGCTGGACAAGTTTGGGGATATGACTTAGCTAAGCATGATTCAATTGCTGAAGATTCAAACCCAACTGTTTTAGAAGTTCCTCAATTTGATGGTTCAATTTTAAAAGTTTATGATGCTAAACCTCTTTTAGAGGCTGGTGTTGAACTTTTTGGAACTGAATCTAAAAGAAGATTCACTCCTCTTCCTGGATCACATATGATTTGTGCTAACAAAGGGGTTACTGCATATAGACCTACTGAAAATAGAGAATTTAAAGAGAATGAAGGGTATGGTGTTTGGTGTTTTATCGCTATATCTATAGCTAAAGATAGAGATAAAGATGCGAGCTTATTTATTGAAGATGCTGGAATTTGGACTGAAAATGACAATCCAGACGATCTAAAAAAATTCTTAGAAGATCATAGAAAAGCTATCGTTTGGTCTGTTGTTGAATGTGGAAAAGACTCTCATGTTGCATACGATAGAACTTATGTAGGATTTGCTTATACTATTATGAAACCTGGAGAAATTGGAACATCTCTAACATGTGGACCTTATGTTACTTTAGCTAGAAAAGCTGTTCCTGAAAAAGGATTTGGAGAATTAAATAACTTAACTCTTTCTCAGTGGTTAGATGTTCAAGGATTAGAACCTATCGTAAAAAAATAG
- a CDS encoding transposase, with product MARKSYSPEFKFAVVLEALKERKTLQEIASEHHIAPSQISRWVDEFKSAGISVFSKDMSSSKKIELLEEQQHELYAKIGKLSSENDWLKKKLER from the coding sequence GTGGCTAGAAAATCATATTCACCAGAATTTAAATTTGCAGTTGTTTTGGAAGCACTTAAAGAAAGAAAAACTCTTCAAGAAATCGCTTCAGAACATCATATTGCACCTTCTCAAATATCTCGTTGGGTAGATGAGTTTAAATCGGCGGGTATCTCTGTTTTTTCTAAAGATATGTCTAGCTCTAAAAAGATTGAACTTCTTGAAGAGCAACAACATGAGCTTTATGCTAAAATTGGTAAACTTAGCTCTGAGAACGATTGGTTAAAAAAAAAGCTCGAGAGATAG
- the ctlX gene encoding citrulline utilization hydrolase CtlX translates to MNSQITSKVLMIKPVKFYYNAQTAVNNAYQKNLEENPELVEKKALNEFDTLVNKIKNVGIEVDVIQDTSTPYTPDSIFPNNWFSSHQNNTLIVYPMFAENRRLERVKFLPSLKKIYENESINIIDLTSFENEKKFLEGTGALVLDRVNKIAYCSLSPRANEDVLEEFCKLTNYRSLKFHSTQNFNNKETPIYHTNVMMGVTENFVVVCLESIPNLKERENLKNSILNSKKEIIDISLNQVLKFCGNVLELKNSQGKCYTLMSKSAFEGFTKEQIDVIKKSSEIIYSDISTIETYGGGSVRCMIAELF, encoded by the coding sequence ATGAACAGTCAAATAACAAGTAAGGTTCTAATGATTAAACCTGTTAAGTTTTATTATAATGCTCAAACTGCAGTTAATAACGCTTATCAAAAAAATCTTGAAGAAAATCCAGAACTTGTAGAAAAAAAAGCATTGAATGAGTTTGATACTCTTGTTAATAAAATAAAAAATGTTGGAATTGAAGTGGACGTTATTCAAGATACGTCCACTCCATATACTCCTGATAGTATTTTTCCAAATAATTGGTTTAGTTCTCACCAAAACAATACTCTTATTGTCTACCCTATGTTTGCAGAAAATAGACGATTAGAAAGAGTTAAATTTCTACCTAGTTTAAAAAAAATTTATGAAAACGAGTCTATTAATATTATAGATTTGACATCTTTTGAAAACGAAAAAAAATTTTTAGAAGGAACAGGAGCGTTAGTTTTAGATAGAGTCAATAAAATCGCCTATTGTTCCCTTTCTCCTAGAGCAAACGAAGATGTTTTAGAAGAGTTTTGTAAATTAACTAACTATAGATCGTTAAAGTTTCACTCAACACAAAATTTCAACAATAAAGAAACTCCTATTTACCATACCAATGTCATGATGGGGGTCACTGAAAATTTTGTTGTAGTTTGTCTAGAATCTATTCCTAATTTAAAAGAAAGAGAAAATTTAAAAAACTCTATTTTAAATTCAAAAAAGGAGATTATTGATATATCCCTTAATCAAGTTTTAAAATTTTGTGGAAATGTTTTAGAATTAAAAAACTCTCAGGGAAAATGTTATACACTTATGTCTAAATCAGCCTTTGAAGGCTTTACAAAAGAACAAATCGATGTAATTAAAAAAAGTTCTGAAATTATTTATTCAGATATTTCTACCATTGAAACTTATGGTGGTGGATCCGTACGATGCATGATTGCTGAACTTTTTTAA
- a CDS encoding HD domain-containing phosphohydrolase: protein MLKFLLFSLLLCTNLIGKEHVVLLENENSFFFYKERDEYKGLYPKIFEDINKKKKINLTLKELDTNLILDMEKGKDILIMDLIENDERREKYYFIPTFFYLKANMYFLNNNYIDITNFYKKRVGIIKGTYLDKEFLEKYDFLYSDVIDIETREKGLQMLKDGEIDGFVADNQYGFKDNLKKIELNRIPIMVTTLAVPKIQRKLYKDLKKYFEEMSPEVLKNMISDSRKEYYKDKFKDKYINLKNKSIDVVFPTEKSNYPLYYIENSEEKGLAIEYLKDVGDILGVKIRKIFYSKDEDWKNSDITIASTVESSIRDNENYTNPYYTLTPIIFNRKEEGFINNLVEARKKRFAVVENSYYMDYLRKFLKEENFIYAKDIDETIEKVRKKEADYSISDYKTLINKLYNNGYDKEIKIAGILDKKYDVSMVVNEKEHELYEALKDISASFLNENMSKNIYLEKNSYETDNSKKFLIFSIGILFISLILLYKGKKSLTEKRKYEDLMLSLVSSLEAVNQFNDLETGNHIKRLNLYSELLANKLGCNKKFCEEIGRVASLHDVGKIGIDRSILKKPGKLNEEEFKIIKEHPEIGYEIIKKSGVSLMAENIARYHHEKWNGKGYPRGLKGLEIPLEARIVSIVDVYDALRQKRVYKDGFTHEKAIEIIRSESGKSFDPNVVKVFLENEFKFERLFNSHI, encoded by the coding sequence ATGTTAAAATTTCTACTCTTTTCTCTTTTATTGTGCACAAATTTGATAGGAAAAGAGCATGTAGTTTTATTAGAAAATGAAAATAGTTTTTTCTTCTATAAAGAGAGAGATGAATATAAGGGATTATATCCAAAAATATTTGAAGATATTAATAAAAAAAAGAAAATAAATTTAACTTTAAAAGAATTAGATACAAATTTAATATTAGATATGGAAAAAGGTAAAGATATTTTAATAATGGATTTAATAGAAAATGATGAAAGAAGAGAAAAATATTATTTTATACCTACCTTTTTTTATTTAAAAGCTAATATGTATTTTTTAAATAATAATTATATAGATATTACAAATTTTTATAAAAAAAGAGTTGGAATCATAAAAGGAACATATTTAGATAAAGAGTTTTTAGAAAAATATGATTTTTTATATAGTGATGTAATAGACATTGAAACTAGAGAAAAAGGATTACAAATGCTAAAAGATGGAGAAATTGATGGTTTTGTAGCAGATAATCAATATGGATTTAAAGATAATTTGAAAAAAATAGAGTTAAATAGAATTCCAATTATGGTGACAACTTTAGCAGTACCCAAAATTCAGAGAAAACTTTATAAGGATTTAAAAAAATATTTTGAAGAAATGTCTCCTGAAGTACTTAAGAATATGATAAGTGATTCTAGAAAAGAATATTATAAAGATAAATTTAAGGATAAATATATAAATTTAAAAAATAAATCAATAGATGTAGTTTTTCCAACAGAGAAAAGCAATTATCCTCTCTATTATATAGAAAATAGTGAAGAGAAAGGATTAGCTATTGAATATTTAAAAGATGTAGGAGATATATTAGGTGTTAAAATAAGAAAAATCTTTTATTCAAAAGATGAGGATTGGAAAAATAGTGATATAACAATAGCTTCAACAGTAGAAAGTAGTATTAGAGATAATGAGAATTATACAAATCCATATTATACTTTAACTCCTATTATTTTTAATAGGAAAGAAGAAGGATTTATAAATAATTTAGTAGAAGCAAGAAAAAAAAGATTTGCTGTTGTGGAAAATTCATATTATATGGATTATTTGAGAAAATTTTTAAAAGAAGAAAATTTTATATATGCTAAAGATATTGATGAAACAATTGAAAAAGTAAGAAAAAAAGAAGCTGATTATAGTATTAGTGATTATAAAACATTAATCAATAAATTGTATAATAATGGTTATGATAAAGAAATTAAAATTGCTGGAATTTTAGATAAAAAGTATGATGTATCAATGGTTGTAAACGAGAAAGAACATGAGTTATACGAAGCATTAAAAGATATTTCAGCTAGTTTTTTAAATGAAAATATGAGTAAAAATATTTATTTAGAAAAAAATAGTTATGAAACAGATAATTCTAAAAAATTTTTAATATTTTCAATTGGAATTTTATTTATTAGCTTAATTTTACTGTATAAAGGGAAAAAAAGTTTAACAGAAAAAAGAAAATATGAAGATTTGATGTTATCTTTAGTTTCATCGTTAGAGGCTGTTAATCAATTTAATGATCTTGAAACAGGAAATCATATAAAGAGATTAAACTTATATTCAGAACTTTTAGCAAATAAATTAGGATGTAATAAAAAATTTTGTGAAGAAATAGGAAGAGTAGCATCTCTTCATGATGTAGGGAAAATTGGTATAGATAGAAGCATATTAAAAAAACCAGGAAAACTAAATGAGGAAGAGTTTAAAATAATAAAAGAACATCCTGAAATAGGTTATGAAATTATAAAAAAATCAGGTGTAAGCTTAATGGCTGAAAATATAGCGAGATATCATCATGAAAAATGGAATGGAAAGGGATATCCTAGAGGTTTAAAAGGTTTGGAAATACCTTTAGAGGCACGAATTGTATCAATCGTAGATGTTTATGATGCATTGAGACAAAAAAGAGTTTATAAAGATGGGTTTACACATGAAAAAGCTATAGAAATAATAAGAAGTGAAAGTGGAAAAAGCTTTGATCCTAATGTAGTAAAGGTTTTTTTAGAAAATGAATTTAAATTTGAAAGATTATTTAATTCACATATATAA
- a CDS encoding BglG family transcription antiterminator gives MSNKAIALLKVLLHGDIHLDEITKYVDLDINSIERNINVLNEYLHEKGIKPIKKVNNMYSLENRDEKFSEFFSKLDILSSRERQDIYCIRLLLDGYINLEKERQAMGVSRTTAIKDLKKVREFLEKNEINVESRNSKGIFLKEINEGNLYNILCEKIMKLFIDREFLSKQRKELLEEIDILEEERYLEIYSQITEKFKLKKSSFSYYAIYTMAIIEKIKGSIDYDLNGIEKHEEFNETLLEMENLKTTIILSSEFKKFLASVALKIRYSCDLNIDLKESYERFINKIQELFELNEKERKELYEQLVNCYAMGYFDKKYGVLWVRKSPNSERCKRLGQVVEETLKDLGIVWWALLSNSFS, from the coding sequence ATGTCAAATAAAGCAATAGCTCTACTAAAAGTTTTGTTACATGGAGATATCCATTTAGATGAAATAACAAAATATGTAGATTTAGATATTAATTCTATAGAAAGAAATATAAATGTACTAAATGAATACCTACATGAAAAAGGAATAAAACCAATAAAAAAGGTTAATAATATGTATAGTCTTGAAAATAGAGATGAAAAATTTTCTGAATTTTTCTCAAAGTTGGATATTCTTTCATCTAGAGAAAGACAAGATATATATTGCATAAGGTTACTTTTAGATGGATATATTAATTTAGAAAAAGAAAGACAAGCCATGGGCGTTTCAAGAACCACCGCAATTAAAGATTTAAAAAAAGTAAGAGAGTTTTTAGAAAAAAATGAAATAAATGTAGAATCTAGAAATTCAAAAGGAATTTTTCTTAAAGAAATTAATGAAGGGAACTTATATAATATACTTTGTGAAAAAATAATGAAATTATTTATAGACAGAGAGTTTCTTTCGAAACAAAGAAAAGAATTGCTAGAAGAGATTGATATATTAGAAGAAGAAAGATATTTAGAAATTTATTCTCAAATAACTGAAAAGTTTAAATTAAAAAAATCTTCATTTTCATATTATGCTATTTATACAATGGCAATAATTGAAAAGATAAAAGGATCTATTGATTATGATTTAAATGGAATTGAAAAACATGAAGAATTTAATGAAACATTATTAGAAATGGAAAATCTAAAGACAACGATTATACTTTCATCAGAATTTAAGAAGTTTTTAGCAAGCGTGGCATTAAAAATTAGATATAGTTGTGATTTAAATATAGATTTAAAGGAAAGCTATGAGCGTTTTATCAATAAAATTCAAGAGTTATTTGAGCTTAATGAAAAAGAGAGAAAAGAACTATATGAGCAACTTGTAAACTGTTATGCTATGGGATATTTTGATAAGAAATATGGAGTTTTATGGGTTAGAAAAAGTCCAAATTCAGAAAGATGTAAAAGACTAGGGCAAGTAGTAGAAGAGACTTTAAAAGACTTAGGAATAGTATGGTGGGCTCTTTTGTCAAACAGTTTCTCTTAA
- a CDS encoding IS3 family transposase, giving the protein MVKKKAREIADLLGNPVSLIEENLYFSISEQCRIFGASRSSYYYAPRPKVDIQVQLKEKIKEQYSLDPSAGSRRITAALNRAGIPVKRSVIRRLMRQLNLKGIAPKRNLSKPKAGAQKFPYLLRNLKIEKPNAVWSTDITYLKTPTGFMYLTAIIDVYSRKILTWELSNSMSKDFCINCYKEAVKTYGSPEILNTDQGSQYTSNEFIETVLSSGALLSMDGKGRCLDNVWIERFWRTIKYDYLYLYEHKTTLELYKGIQSYLNFYNSERGHSSLGYSTPNEAFELSTFEYKKIA; this is encoded by the coding sequence TTGGTTAAAAAAAAAGCTCGAGAGATAGCTGATTTATTAGGTAATCCAGTTTCTTTAATCGAAGAAAACCTTTATTTTAGCATCTCAGAACAATGTAGAATATTTGGCGCTAGTCGAAGCTCATACTATTACGCTCCTAGGCCTAAAGTTGATATTCAGGTTCAATTAAAAGAAAAAATAAAGGAACAATACAGTCTAGATCCTTCAGCGGGTTCTAGACGTATTACTGCAGCTTTGAATAGAGCTGGAATACCTGTAAAAAGATCAGTCATTAGAAGACTCATGAGGCAGCTAAACCTTAAAGGAATTGCACCTAAAAGAAATTTAAGTAAACCTAAAGCTGGAGCGCAGAAATTCCCTTACCTTTTGAGAAATCTAAAGATTGAAAAGCCTAATGCAGTATGGTCAACTGATATTACGTATTTAAAAACACCAACAGGTTTTATGTATTTAACTGCAATAATTGATGTTTATAGTCGTAAAATACTAACTTGGGAATTGTCAAACAGTATGTCTAAAGATTTCTGCATTAATTGTTACAAAGAAGCAGTAAAAACTTATGGTTCACCAGAAATATTAAATACGGATCAAGGTAGTCAATATACAAGTAATGAGTTTATCGAAACAGTGCTTTCATCAGGCGCTTTATTAAGTATGGATGGAAAAGGCCGTTGTTTAGACAATGTCTGGATAGAAAGATTTTGGAGAACAATTAAATATGATTATTTATATCTTTACGAGCATAAAACAACACTGGAATTATACAAAGGAATCCAATCATATTTAAATTTTTACAACTCAGAAAGAGGACATAGTTCTTTAGGATATTCTACTCCAAATGAAGCTTTTGAATTATCAACTTTTGAGTACAAAAAAATTGCTTAG
- a CDS encoding basic amino acid/polyamine antiporter, whose protein sequence is MEKKNSLGIFALSTIVVGSMIGGGIFNMPKNIAQSSSAGAAIIGWLISGIGVLFLAKTFQILATETPDVTDGIYKYAKEGFGTFSGFHSAWGYWISNVISNASYPVLLVQTLNYFFPSIGPISSFNGILLGSILIWIVIGIALAGDIGLTFINVLATIGKVVAIFLGIIILYIGFTRQIFIKDFWGGSFNHASIFTQVKGCMLQTLWAFIGIEGAVVISDKASNIKLVGKATMIGYFISLFLYVFIVLLSYGVLSDAELAALKDPALSYIIEAVIGPVGATLVNLAVLISVAGAWLSWTFLTAEIPYNVALDDLFPKFLKKVNKNDACSGALFTNGILKQIIFFLSLSAQNAYLVITNSASCMILIPYIFSAMFLMKIAIQHAHKKCFYWGIGGVIYGIWMIYSSGLNYVFQSLTIYALGTIYFLFDTKRKTGYFFQNTKDKFISFIILLLGLISFYSIIT, encoded by the coding sequence ATGGAAAAAAAGAACTCTTTAGGAATTTTCGCATTATCAACAATTGTTGTCGGTTCTATGATTGGCGGAGGAATATTTAATATGCCTAAAAACATTGCTCAATCATCCTCTGCTGGAGCTGCCATAATCGGATGGTTAATCTCTGGTATTGGAGTTCTTTTTTTAGCCAAAACCTTTCAAATTTTAGCTACTGAAACTCCAGATGTAACAGATGGAATTTATAAGTATGCCAAAGAAGGTTTTGGAACTTTTTCAGGTTTTCATTCCGCATGGGGATACTGGATTTCAAATGTAATAAGCAATGCTAGCTACCCAGTTTTATTAGTTCAAACTTTGAATTACTTTTTTCCCAGTATTGGACCGATTAGTAGTTTCAACGGCATCCTTTTAGGAAGTATTTTAATTTGGATAGTAATTGGAATTGCTCTTGCTGGAGATATAGGACTTACATTTATAAATGTTTTAGCTACAATAGGTAAAGTTGTAGCTATTTTTTTAGGTATTATTATTTTATATATTGGTTTTACTCGCCAAATATTTATAAAAGATTTTTGGGGTGGTTCATTTAATCATGCTAGCATTTTTACTCAAGTTAAAGGCTGTATGCTACAAACTCTGTGGGCTTTTATAGGAATAGAGGGTGCTGTTGTTATATCTGATAAAGCATCTAATATTAAATTAGTTGGAAAAGCAACTATGATTGGCTATTTCATATCTTTATTTTTATATGTTTTTATTGTACTTTTGAGCTATGGTGTTCTAAGTGATGCTGAATTAGCTGCACTTAAAGATCCAGCTTTATCATATATCATTGAAGCTGTTATTGGACCAGTGGGAGCTACTTTAGTTAATTTAGCTGTTTTGATATCTGTTGCTGGAGCTTGGCTTAGTTGGACTTTTCTAACAGCAGAAATACCTTATAATGTAGCTTTAGATGATTTATTTCCTAAGTTTTTAAAAAAAGTGAATAAAAATGATGCTTGTTCTGGAGCTCTTTTCACAAATGGTATTTTAAAACAAATTATATTTTTTCTTTCATTGTCAGCACAAAATGCATATCTTGTTATTACAAATTCGGCATCTTGTATGATTCTTATTCCTTATATTTTTTCAGCTATGTTTTTAATGAAAATAGCAATTCAACATGCTCATAAAAAATGTTTTTATTGGGGAATAGGTGGAGTAATTTATGGAATTTGGATGATTTATTCATCTGGACTTAATTATGTTTTCCAATCCTTAACAATTTATGCACTTGGAACTATCTATTTTTTATTTGATACTAAGAGAAAAACAGGATACTTTTTTCAAAATACTAAAGATAAATTTATATCTTTTATAATTTTACTCTTAGGTTTAATCTCTTTTTACAGTATAATAACTTAA